A DNA window from Psychrobium sp. MM17-31 contains the following coding sequences:
- a CDS encoding manganese efflux pump MntP family protein, producing the protein MIEVVILALALSMDAFAVAVGLGAKHGRDSKDLGITIGLYFGVFQGLMPVIGYLGGLSLLGWIGDYTPWVAFGLLLLIGGKMIFEAFDDGVEEAIAKITHRILMMLAIATSIDAMAAGFSLNLLAINPFVACGIIGITTWLLSIAGVSIGMKSGVWLENKAEFIGGLVLILIGIKFVIVQ; encoded by the coding sequence ATGATTGAAGTTGTTATTTTAGCGCTGGCACTAAGTATGGATGCGTTTGCAGTAGCTGTCGGCCTTGGCGCAAAACACGGACGAGATTCAAAAGATTTGGGTATTACTATCGGTTTGTATTTCGGCGTTTTTCAGGGGCTAATGCCAGTTATTGGTTATTTAGGTGGTTTGTCGCTACTCGGCTGGATTGGCGATTACACACCTTGGGTTGCCTTTGGTTTATTGCTGCTTATCGGTGGCAAGATGATATTCGAAGCCTTCGATGATGGCGTTGAGGAAGCCATTGCTAAGATTACCCATCGCATTTTGATGATGTTGGCGATAGCTACCAGTATCGATGCTATGGCAGCTGGATTTTCCCTTAATTTACTTGCCATTAATCCTTTTGTTGCTTGCGGCATTATTGGTATTACGACATGGTTATTGAGTATTGCAGGTGTTTCTATTGGCATGAAAAGCGGCGTATGGCTTGAGAATAAAGCGGAGTTTATCGGCGGTTTGGTATTGATTCTGATCGGAATAAAATTTGTGATTGTGCAGTAA